In Sedimentibacter sp. MB31-C6, one genomic interval encodes:
- a CDS encoding sugar phosphate isomerase/epimerase family protein, protein MTRKFSLAYLTIPGTSPVDQIKIAAEAGYDFVSLRPIPMHLPNEPLYQFDLDKKLFREIRTALTENGIKLMDIELARVREDLNVYDYESAFAAGAELGATDVLSSIWSKDKEFSFREFEKICDLAAKYNLKVNLEFVTFSGITGLKDALEVLDRVDRPNAYLMVDTLHAHRSNVSPADLDKVDKKRFGFIHLCDGPGEIPSLEDPSMIGVAREGRLYAGEGEIDLKGMLLAMPNNPISIELPNSKEMELRGAAGHVARCILTAKLLMADIEQLEVTSSGNNNEEEIECLSV, encoded by the coding sequence ATGACAAGAAAGTTTTCGCTTGCTTATCTTACTATACCCGGAACAAGTCCGGTTGACCAGATAAAGATTGCTGCTGAGGCTGGATATGATTTTGTCAGTCTTAGGCCAATTCCTATGCATCTTCCAAATGAACCTTTGTATCAATTTGATTTGGATAAGAAATTGTTCAGAGAGATAAGAACAGCATTAACTGAAAATGGCATAAAGCTTATGGATATTGAACTTGCACGAGTCAGAGAGGATTTAAACGTTTATGACTATGAATCTGCATTTGCTGCAGGAGCTGAGCTTGGTGCAACTGATGTGCTGTCCAGCATTTGGAGTAAAGATAAGGAATTCTCTTTCAGAGAATTTGAGAAGATTTGTGATTTGGCAGCCAAGTACAATTTGAAGGTAAATCTTGAATTTGTAACTTTCTCAGGCATCACGGGGCTTAAGGATGCTTTGGAAGTCCTTGACAGAGTTGATCGTCCCAATGCCTATTTGATGGTAGATACACTTCATGCACATAGATCTAATGTCAGCCCTGCTGACTTAGATAAGGTAGACAAAAAAAGATTTGGATTTATTCATCTTTGTGATGGTCCTGGAGAAATTCCTTCATTAGAGGACCCTTCTATGATTGGCGTTGCAAGGGAAGGAAGACTATATGCAGGAGAAGGTGAAATAGACCTTAAAGGTATGCTTTTAGCTATGCCAAACAATCCTATATCAATAGAACTTCCAAATTCAAAAGAGATGGAACTTAGAGGAGCAGCAGGACATGTTGCAAGGTGTATCTTAACAGCTAAATTGCTAATGGCAGATATAGAACAGCTAGAGGTGACATCTTCAGGAAACAATAATGAGGAGGAGATAGAATGTCTGTCAGTATAA